The Streptomyces camelliae genome window below encodes:
- a CDS encoding zinc-binding dehydrogenase, which yields MVGLVATGTVEVPIAAPYPLDRVADAFAELERRHTRGKIAPAP from the coding sequence TTGGTCGGCCTGGTCGCCACCGGAACCGTCGAGGTGCCGATCGCCGCCCCGTACCCGCTCGACCGCGTCGCCGACGCCTTCGCCGAACTGGAACGGCGGCACACCCGGGGCAAGATCGCGCCGGCCCCCTGA
- a CDS encoding TetR/AcrR family transcriptional regulator: protein MAYDSAATRERILAAATREFAAHGVSGARVDRIATEAKANKRAIYDYFGDKNKLFAVVLERALAELAEAVPPSEDLPGYAARLFAYHRARPEALRLVMWEALEIGDQQVPAEEARTRHYQDKIDAAASGGAGGDARTRVFFTLALAGWSIAMPQLRRMILGPDYSLDDLGADVARAVRTLPAGQEQQ, encoded by the coding sequence ATGGCATACGACTCGGCAGCGACCAGAGAGCGCATCCTCGCGGCGGCGACCAGGGAGTTCGCCGCGCACGGCGTCTCCGGTGCCCGGGTGGACCGTATCGCCACCGAGGCCAAGGCCAACAAGCGTGCGATCTATGACTACTTCGGCGACAAGAACAAGCTCTTCGCCGTCGTCCTGGAGCGCGCGCTGGCCGAGCTGGCCGAGGCCGTACCGCCCAGCGAGGACCTGCCCGGGTACGCGGCACGCCTCTTCGCCTATCACCGGGCCCGTCCCGAGGCCCTGCGCCTGGTGATGTGGGAGGCCCTGGAGATCGGCGACCAGCAGGTCCCGGCCGAGGAGGCCCGCACCCGCCACTACCAGGACAAGATCGACGCCGCCGCATCCGGCGGCGCGGGCGGCGACGCCCGCACCCGCGTGTTCTTCACCCTCGCCCTGGCCGGCTGGAGCATCGCCATGCCCCAGCTGCGCCGGATGATCCTCGGCCCCGACTACAGCCTCGACGACCTCGGCGCGGATGTCGCCCGGGCCGTGCGGACCCTGCCGGCCGGCCAGGAGCAGCAGTAG